The DNA segment TAGATTTAATGAGATCAGTGAATCCAGTGTTTCTGAGATACTCTTCATGTAGTTCCTGATTTTTCTGTGATTCAGAAGAAAACTCAAAAATCAAAtctgatagtaataataatttagcAGCAGAAAATCCACCTTAAATCCAAACTGAATAAAACGagttttattgattatttgtcATCAAGTCTTATTTTCTGTAAtttgccaaaacacactttgtatTTTTAAAGGATGGAAAAGAAGTAAAGTTTCTCTTTAAAACAGTTcaaatcatccatccatcaattcaTCTGATCAGTCCTGATTGTATTGGTCTGTTGATTGAtttggtgatgatgatgatgattatgatttcATCTCCACATGAAGAACAGTCTGGAGCTACAGGCTGACAAACAGCTGACTCGGGTTATCCTGTAAACtgttttactgaagttctgataaaAATCTGCttttaatccagatttaaagtgaagcagatttctgagactgatctgatctgagggGAGAAAAAGCttcagcatcacactgagctgTGAGCatcagcgcacacacacacacacacacacacacacaggttttgtAGACACCACGAACATCTTTATTCATCTGCTCAAAAAACTAAACTGCTTTATTCAGCCAATGAACTGATCAGCTCACCAACCAATCAGAACGCAGTatcagtcatatatatatatcctactaataataataatacaatttaaaTACTAATAaggaataataatagtaaagattataaacattaaataaacacgATCAGGTcactgaactctctctctctctctctttctctctctctctctctcttcctttctctctctctctctctctctctcttcctttctctctctctccccccccctctctctctctctctctctctctcttcctttctctctctctctctctctctctcttccctttctctctctctctctctctctctctctggtctctctctctctctctctctctctctctctctctctctctctgtctctctctctctctctctctctgtctctctctctctctctctctctctctctctctctctctctctctctctctctctctctggcgcCCTCTGGTGGTTACAGCGTTCTGTCCCCTCTGACCGAGCACCTCCATcttaatctttttcttcttcatcgtcatcatcaGCACCATCATGGGGAAAATCCGCTTCCAGCCAGCGGCTCCCAAAGACCTGCAGGAGGAGAGGAATGGAGGGCAGATCGACACACACTGCAGCCACACACaggtaaacagagagagagagacagagagagagagagagagagaggatgaataGCTTTTGTTTAGCcgctcctccctctctctctctctgtctctctctctctctctgtctctctgtctctctctctctctctgtctctctctctctctctctctcctctctctatgtctctctctctgtctctctctctctctctctctctctctatgtctctctctctctctctctctctctctctctctctctctgtctctctctctctctctctctctctctctctctctctctctctctctctctctctctctctctctctctctctctctctctctctctctctctgtctctctctctctctctctctctctctatgtctctctctctctgtctctctgtctctctctctgtctctctctctctctctctctcctctctctctctctctctatgtctctctctctctctctgtctctctcctctctctatgtctctctctctcctctctctctctctctctctctctgtctctctctctctctctctctctctgtctctctctctctctctctctctctctgtctctctctctgtctctctctctctctctctctctctctgtctctctctctgtctctctctctctctctctctctctctctctgtctctctgtctctctctctgtctctctctctttctctctctctctctctctctctctctctctcctctgtctctctctctctctctctctctatgtctctctctctctgtctctctctctgtctctctctctttctctctctctctctctctctctctctcctctatgtctctctctctgtctctctctctctctatgtctctctctctgtctctctctctctctctctctctctctcctctctctctgtctctctctctctctctctctctctatgtctctctctctgtctctctctctctctaatgcagCTGTAATGGTGTAATAGCTTTataatttaaggtaaaaatctgAGTCGAATCAGACACTAATTTCACTCCAGATTTTCTGCTCGTCTGTTTTTCTACAAACTCTAAACTGTAATGAAGTCTGATCTGagtctctgagtgtgtgtgtgagttagtgtgtgtgttagtgtatgtgtgtgtgtgagttagtgtgtgtgtgttagtgtgtgtgtgggtgtgtgtgtgtgcgtgtgtgtgtgagttagtgtgtgttagtgtgtgtgtgtgtgagttagtgtgtgtgttagtgtgtgtgtgtgtgagttagtgtgtgtgttagtgtgtgtgtgtgtgttagtgtgtgtgtgtgtgtgtgtgtgagttagtgtgtgtgtgtgtgttagtgtgtgtgtgggtgtgtgtgtgtgcgtgtgtgtgtgagttagtgtgtgttagtgtgtgtgtgtgtgagttagtgtgtgtgttagtgtgtgtgtgtgtgagttagtgtgtgtgtgtgttagtgtgtgtgtgtgtgtgtgtgcatgtgtgtgtgtgtgctttatgtACGTCTCCCACTTCCTCCAGATATCGTCTTAATGTTACAGAAATGATCAATAAAACCTCTTTTAGTGAACACACAGGCAGCAGGTGAAACACCCCCATCTGCTGTTCGCAGTCTGTCATGACAAGTTCACAAACAGCGTTTCCTCCATGAACCTGGTTACGATTAGACACTTACTACATCCCATGTTTATAGCaggcagtgtgtgaatgtgggaTACCACTGTTATGTTACATATGTTATTAAGTTTATATAGacacactatattgccaaaagtatttgctcGCCTGCATTGGCacatagtcaagtcaagtctgcTGCACCAAACTCGCTcctccatgtctttatggaccttgctttgtgcaccgTTGCGCAGTCATGTAGGAACAGGAAGGGGCCCGAAAAGTTCCCGAAAAGCTGGCAgtatgaaattgaccaaaatctgtCGGTCTGCTGAAGCATTATGAGTTCCTTTacctggaactaaggggccgaacccaactcctaaaaaacaaccccacaccatgatCCCCCCTCTACCAAACTCACAATTCAGTTGTCCATCGGATTGCCAGACGGAGAAGCGTGATTGGTCATCCAGGTCACTCTAGAAACCGGCTTTCATTGCGCTCGATAacgtaaggcttggatgcagctgctcggccgtggaaacccattccatgaagctctctacgcTCTCTGTTCCTGAGCTGATCTGAAGACACTCTGAAGGTCGACTCTGCAGAAATGCGCCTCAGCATCTGCTGACCCCACTCTGTCATTTTACGTGGCCGACTGCTTcgtggctgagctgctgtcGCTCTCAATCGCTTCCACTGTGTTAGAATAGCACTGACCGCTGACCGTGGAAatttagtaaaataataaataaaaaaacgttttaatcattttattttaattaacacACTGCCTCACTGCTCCCTCACTGCCTCACAGTCTCACTGCTCCCTCACAGCTCCCTCACAGCTCACTGCCTCACAGCTTCCTCACAGCTCCCTCACAGCTCCCTCACTGCCTAACTGCTCCCTCACTGCCTCACAGCTCCCTCACTGCCTAACTGCTCCCTCACTGCCTCACAGCTTCCTCACAGCTCCCTCACAGCTCCCTCACTGCTCCCTCACTGCCTCACTGCTCCCTCACTGCTCCCTCACTGCTCCCTCACTGCTCCCTCACTGCCTCACTGCTCCCTCACTGCTCCCTCACTGCTCCCTCACTGCTCCCTCACTGCCTCACTGCTCCCTCACAGCTCCCTCACTGCTCCCTCACTGCTCCCTCACAGCTCCCTCACAGCTCCCTCACTGCCTCACAGCTCCCTCAACAGCTCCCTCACTGCTCCCTCACTGCCTCACAGCTCCCTCACTGCCTCACTGCTCCCTCACAGCTCCCTCACAGCTCACTGCCTCACTGCTCCTCACAGCTCCCTCACAGCTCACTGCCTCACAGCTTCCTCACAGCTTCCTCACTGCTCCTTCACAGCTCCCTCACTGCCTCACTGCTCCCTCACAGCTCCCTCACTGCCTCACTGCTCCCTCACAGCTCCCTCACTGCTCCCTCACTGCCTCActgctccctcactccctcactgccTCACAGCTCCCTCACTGCTCCCTCACTGCCTCACAGCTCCCTCACAGCTCCCTCACAGGTCCCTCACTGCCTCACTGCTCCCTCACTGCTCCCTTACTGCCTCACAGCTCCCTCACTGCTCCCTCACAGCTTCCTTACTGCCTCACTGCTCCCTCACAGCTTCCTTACTGCCTCACAGCTGCCTCACTGCTCCCTCACTGCCTCACAGCTCCCTCACTGCCTCACTGCTCCCTCACAGCTTCCTCACTGCTCCCTCACTGCCTCACTgctccctcactgctgcagcACTTTTCTTTTGCAGGGTTCCGTTTCAGATTGGCTGCTTATGATCCCTGTCCCTTAAAACAGGTGCAGGGTGAGCCGGTTTGGCCAGGACAGACCCGTTCCTCTCTGAGTGGACTCTGCTGCTTGACCACTGCTCTGATAGTGTTCACCTGCAGCCTTGTCTATGCCTCTGTCTACATCTACCGCTACTACATCATTCCACAGGTACACTCACCTGACCGCACAGCTACTGTCACCTGACCACACAGCTACTCCCTCCTGACCACACAGTTACATTCACCTGACCACACAGCTACACTCACCTGACCACATAGATACACTCACCTGACCACACAGTTACACTCACCTGACCACACAGCTACACTCACCTGACAGTTCTTCTGCatttgatgatgatggtggtgatgaaggtgatggtgGAGGTGATGATGAAGTGTATGATATTGCTGTAGGCTCCAGATCAGAGTCGCTTCCACTGCCATGTTCTATATGAGaacgctttgagcgccccccTGCGGAGAGccgaggagctggaggagaacgTTGGAATATTCCTTCAGGAGAACTACGAGCATCTCAGCATCCCCAAGTTCAGCAGCACCGAGCCAGCTAACATCATCCACGACTTCAACaaggttcacacacacacacacacacagtaatacaTATACACATCTTTCACAGCTCGACTCATcagaagatgtgtgtgtgtgtgtgtgtgtgtgtgtgtttaggggctGACGGCTTATCATGATGTTGAGCTGGATAAGTGCTACATCACTGAACTGAACTCCACCATCGTGATGCCCCCACGGAACCTGTGGGAACTTCTTATTAACGTCAAAATGAGAACCAGacatgtatgtatttgtgtgtgtgtgtgtgtgtgtgtgtgtgtgtgtgtgtgtgtggaaaagcGCAGGCTTCTAATattgtaagtctctctctctctctccctctctccctctctctctctttttctctgtagaAGGGGATCTATCTCCCTCAGACGTTCGTGGTTCAGGAGGAGATGGTGGTGACCGGTTTGGTGTCCGACACCCAGGAGCTCGGAGTGTTTATCCACAGACTTTGTGAAAAGAAGGAGACGTTCCACCTCAAACGCAGAATCACCCGCCGCCGTGAGTCACCCTTACACCTGCTCTTACACCTGCTCTCACACCTACCCTTACACCTGCTCTTACACCTGCTCTCACACCTACCCTTACACCTGCTCTCACACCTACCCTTACACCTGCTCTTACACCTGCTCTCACACCTACCCTTACACCTGCTCTTACACCTGCTCTCACACCTACCCTTACACCTGCTCTTACACCTGCTCTTACACCTGCTCTCACACCTACCCTTACACCTGCTCTTACACCTGCTCTTACACCTGCTCTTACACCTGCTCTCACACCTACCCTTACACCTGCTCTTACACCTGCTCTCACACCTACCCTTACACCTGCTCTTACACCTGCTCTCACACCTACCCTTACACCTGCTCTTACACCTGCTCTTACACCTGCTCTTACACCTGCTCACACCTACCCTTACACCTGCTCTTACAGCTGCTCTCACACCTGCTCTTACACCTGCTCTCACACCTACCCTTACACCTGCTCTCACACCTACCCTTACACCTGCTCTTACACCTGCTCTCACACCTACCCTTACACCTACCCTTACACCTGCTCTTACACCTGCTCTCACACCTACCCTTACACCTGCTCTCACACCTGCTCTTACACCTGCTCTCACACCTACCCTTACACCTGCCCTTACACCTGCTTTCACACCTACCCTTACACCTACCCTTACACCTGCTCTCACACCTACCCTTACACCTGCTCTTACAGCTGCTCTTACACCTGCTCTCACACCTACCCTTACACCTGCTCTTACACCTGCTCTTACACCTGCTCTCACACCTACCCTTACACCTGCTCTCACACCTACCCTTACACCTGCCCTTACACCTGCTCTCACACCTACCCTTACACCTGCCCTTACACCTACCCTTACACCTGCTCTCACACCTACCCTTACACCTGCCCTTACACCTGCTCTCACACCTACCCTTACACCTGCTCTCACACCTACCCTTATACCTGCTCTCACACCTACCCTTATACCTGCTCTCACACCTACCCTTACACCTACCCTTACACCTGCTCTCACACCTACCCTTACACCTGCTCTTACATCTGCTCTCACACCTACCCTTACACCTACCCTTACACCTGCTCTCACACCTACCCTTATACCTGCTCTCACACCTACCCTTACACCTACCCTTACACCTGCTCTCACACCTACCCTTACACCTGCTCTTACATCTGCTCTACAGGTagaggtacaggtacaggtagaggtagaggtacagtgagtgtacaggTAGAGGTACAGCTACAGGTACAGGTAGAGgtacagtgagtgtacaggTAGAGGTACAGCTACAGGTACAGGTAGAGgtacagtgagtgtacaggTAGAGGTACAGCTACAGGTACAGGTAGAGgtacagtgagtgtacaggtagaggtagaggtacaggtacaggtagaggtacaggtacaggtagaggtacaggtacaggtacagtgagtgtacaggTAGAGGTACAGCTACAGGTACAGGTAGAGGTACAGgtacagtgagtgtacaggTAGAGGTACAGGTTCAGGTAGAGgtacagtgagtgtacaggtacaggtagaggtacagtgagtgtacaggtagaggtacaggtacaggtagaggtacagtgagtgtacaggTAGAGGTACAGGTTCAGGTAGAGgtacagtgagtgtacaggtacaggtagaggtacagtgagtgtacaggtagaggtacaggtacaggtagaggtacagtgagtgtacaggtagaggtacagtgagtgtacaggtagaggtacaggtacaggtagagGTACAGTGAGTGTATAGGTACAGGTAGAGgtacagtgagtgtacaggtacaggtagagGTACAGTGAGTGTATAGGTAGAGGTACAGTGAGTGTATAGGTACAGGTAGAGgtacagtgagtgtacaggtacaggtagatgtacagtgagtgtacaggtagatgtacagtgagtgtacaggtacaggtagatgtacagtgagtgtacaggtacaggtagaggtacagtgagtgtacaggTAGAGGTACAGTGAGTGTATAGGTACAGGTAGATgtacagtgagtgtacaggTAGATGTACAGTGAGTGTATAGGTACAGGTAGATgtacagtgagtgtacaggtacaggtagaggtacagtgagtgtacaggtacaggtagatgtacagtgagtgtacaggtagaggtacagtgagtgtacaggTAGAGGTAGATgtacagtgagtgtacaggtacaggtaggGGTACAGTGAGTGTATAGGTACAGGTAGATGTACAGTGAGTGTATAAGTACAGGTAGATgtacagtgagtgtacaggtacaggtagatGTACAGTGAGTGTATAGGTACAGGTAGAGgtacagtgagtgtacaggTAGAGGTACAGTGAGTGTATAGGTACAGGTAGATgtacagtgagtgtacaggTAGATGTACAGTGAGTGTATAGGTACAGGTAGATgtacagtgagtgtacaggtacaggtagaggtacagtgagtgtacaggtagaggtacagtgagtgtacaggTAGAGGTAGATgtacagtgagtgtacaggtacaggtagatgtacagtgagtgtacaggtacaggtaggGGTACAGTGAGTGTATAGGTACAGGTAGATGTACAGTGAGTGTATAAGTACAGGTAGATgtacagtgagtgtacaggtacaggtagatgtacagtgagtgtacaggtacaggtaggggtacagtgagtgtacaggtacaggtaggggtacagtgagtgtacaggTAGATGTACAGTGAGTGTATAGGTACAGGTAGAGgtacagtgagtgtacaggtacaggtagaggtacagtgagtgtacaggtacaggtagatgtacagtgagtgtacaggtagatgtacagtgagtgtacaggtacaggtagaggtacagtgagtgtacaggtacaggtagatgtacagtgagtgtacaggtagatgtacagtgagtgtacaggtacaggtagaggtacagtgagtgtacaggtacaggtagaggtacagtgagtgtacaggtacaggtagatgtacagtgagtgtacaggtagatgtacagtgagtgtacaggtacaggtagatgtacagtgagtgtacaggtacaggtagaggtacagtgagtgtacaggTAGAGGTACAGTGAGTGTATAGGTACAGGTAGATgtacagtgagtgtacaggtacaggtagaggtacagtgagtgtacaggTAGAGGTACAGTGAGTGTATAGGTACAGGTAGATgtacagtgagtgtacaggTAGATGTACAGTGAGTGTATAGGTACAGGTAGATgtacagtgagtgtacaggtacaggtagaggtacagtgagtgtacaggtacaggtagatgtacagtgagtgtacaggtagaggtacagtgagtgtacaggTAGAGGTAGATgtacagtgagtgtacaggtacaggtagaggtacagtgagtgtacaggtacaggtagatgtacagtgagtgtacaggTAGGGGTACAGTGAGTGTATAGGTACAGGTAGATgtacagtgagtgtacaggtacaggtagatGTACAGTGAGTGTATAGGTACAGGTAGATgtacagtgagtgtacaggtacaggtagagGTACAGTGAGTGTATAAGTACAGGTAGATgtacagtgagtgtacaggtacaggtagagGTACAGTGAGTGTATAGGTACAGGTAGGGgtacagtgagtgtacaggTAGATGTACAGTGAGTGTATAGGTACAGGTAGAGgtacagtgagtgtacaggtacaggtagagGTACAGTGAGTGTATAAGTACAGGTAGATgtacagtgagtgtacaggtacaggtagaggtacagtgagtgtacaggtacaggtaggggtacagtgagtgtacaggTAGATGTACAGTGAGTGTATAGGTACAGGTAGAGgtacagtgagtgtacaggtacaggtagagGTACAGTGAGTGTATAGGTACAGGTAGATGTACAGTGAGTGTATAGGTACAGGTAGAGgtacagtgagtgtacaggtacaggtaggggtacagtgagtgtacaggtacaggtagatgtacagtgagtgtacaggtacaggtaggGGTACAGTGAGTGTATAGGTACAGGTAGATGTACAGTGAGTGTATAAGTACAGGTAGATgtacagtgagtgtacaggtacaggtagagGTACAGTGAGTGTATAGGTACAGGTAGGGgtacagtgagtgtacaggtacaggtaggggtacagtgagtgtacaggTAGATGTACAGTGAGTGTATAGGTACAGGTAGAGgtacagtgagtgtacaggtacaggtagatgtacagtgagtgtacaggtacaggtagaggtacagtgagtgtacaggTACAGGTCTGATCTGCTTGGTCTGATTAtattctcactctttctctcacaggTATTTTCAGACGTGAGGTGCAGAACTGTCGTTCCATTCTGCACTTAGAGAACACGTTTGTGGTGGAGACTCTGATCtgcgagagtgtgtgagagtgtgtgagagcgtgTGAAAGCGTGTGAAAGCGTGTGAAAGCGTGTGGGAGCGTGTGAAagcgtgtgagagtgtgtgagagcgtatgagagtgtgtgagagcatgtgagagtgtgtgagagtgtgtgagagcatgtgagagtgtgtgagagggtgTGAGAGTGTTAGAGCatgggagagtgtgtgagagcgtgtgagagtgtgtgagagtgtaagagcatgtgagagtgtgtgagagcgtgtgagagcgtatgagagtgtgtgagagcgtgtgagagtgtgtgagagtgtaagagcacgtgagagtgtgtgagagcgtgtgagagCGTGTGAAAGCGTGTGAAAGCGTGTGGGagcgtgtgagagtgtgttagagcatgtgagagcgtgtgagagcgtgtgagagcgtgtgagagtgtgtgagagcatgtgagagtgtgtgagagcgtatgagagtgtgtgagagcgtgtgagagcgtatgagagtgtgtgagagcgtgtgagagtgtgtgagagggtgTGAGAGTGTTAGagcatgtgagagtgtgtgagagtgtgtgagagcgtgtgagagTGTTAGagcatgtgagagtgtgtgagagcgtgtgagagcgtgtgagagcatgtgagagtgtgtgagagcgtgtgagagtgtgtgagagcatgtgagagcgtgtgagagtgtgtgagagtgtgtgagagcgtgtgagagcatgtgagagtgtgtgagagtgtgtgagagtgtgtgagagcgtgtgagagTGTTAGAGCAtgtgagagcgtgtgagagcgtgtgagagcatgtgagagtgtgtgagagcgtgtgagagcgtgtgagcatgtgagagcgtgtgagagTATTAGagcgtgtgagagtgtgtgagagcatgtgagagcgtgtgagagcgtgtgagcatgtgagagcgtgtgagagCATGTGAGAGTGTTagagcgtgtgagtgtgtgagagtgtgtgagagggtgTGAGAGTGTTAGAGCATGGGAGAGTGTGAGCGTGTGAGAGTGTTAGAGCATGTGAGAGTGTTTGAGAGCGTGTGAGAGCGTATGAGAGTGTGAGAGGGTGTGAGAGTGTTAGAGCAtgtgagagcgtgtgagagTGTTAGAGCAtgtgagagcgtgtgagagcatgtgagagtgtgtgagagcgttagagcatgtgagagtgtgagagtttgtgagagcgtgtgagagTGTTAGAGCAtgtgagagcgtgtgagagcgtgtgagagtgtgtgagagcatgtgagagtgtgtgagagcgtgtgagagtgtgtgagagcgtgtgagagTGTTAGAGCAtgtgagagcgtgtgagagtgttagagcatgtgagtgtgtgagagcgtgtgagagcgtgtgagagtgtgtgagagcgttagagcatgtcagtgtgtgagagcttgtgagagcgtgtgagagtgtgtgagagcgtgtgagagcgtgtgagagcgtgtgagagtgtgtgagagcgtgtgagagcgtgtgagagTGTTAGAGCAtgtgagagcgtgtgagagcatgtgagagcgtgtgagagcgtgtgagagcatgtgtgagagtgttagagcgtgtgagtgtgtgagagtgtgtgagagcatgtgagagtgtgtgagagtgtgtgagagcatgtgggagtgtgtgagagcgtgtgagagcgtgtgagagcgtgtgagtgtgtgagagtgtgtgagagcatgtgagagcgtgtgagagcgtgtgagagtgtgtgagagcatgtgagagtgtgtgagagcgtgtgagagtgtgtgagagcgtgtgagagtgtgtgagagtgttagAGCAtgtgagagcgtgtgagagcgtgtgagagtgtgtgagagcatgtgagagtgtgtgagagcgtgtgagagtgtgtgagagcgtgtgagagTGTTAGAGCAtgtgagagcgtgtgagagtgttagagcatgtgagtgtgtgagagcgtgtgagag comes from the Salminus brasiliensis chromosome 23, fSalBra1.hap2, whole genome shotgun sequence genome and includes:
- the LOC140545773 gene encoding integral membrane protein 2C-like — translated: MGKIRFQPAAPKDLQEERNGGQIDTHCSHTQVQGEPVWPGQTRSSLSGLCCLTTALIVFTCSLVYASVYIYRYYIIPQAPDQSRFHCHVLYENALSAPLRRAEELEENVGIFLQENYEHLSIPKFSSTEPANIIHDFNKGLTAYHDVELDKCYITELNSTIVMPPRNLWELLINVKMRTRHKGIYLPQTFVVQEEMVVTGLVSDTQELGVFIHRLCEKKETFHLKRRITRRRIFRREVQNCRSILHLENTFVVETLICESV